A genomic stretch from Desulfolutivibrio sulfodismutans DSM 3696 includes:
- a CDS encoding ABC transporter ATP-binding protein — translation MLEARGVGHRHGRNGPWVVREMDLTVAPGEAVGLFGPSGAGKTTLGNILGGYLEPEAGEVLVDGAPLPRRGYSPVQCIHQHPELAVNPRWRLSRTLREAWSPPEALLGALGIAPGWLGRYPHELSGGELQRIVVARALGPKTRYLVADEMTVMLDALTQARLWRTVMDHCRERGVGMLVISHDAALLSRVCSRTISL, via the coding sequence ATGCTTGAGGCCCGGGGCGTGGGGCATCGCCATGGCCGGAATGGTCCGTGGGTGGTGCGCGAAATGGATCTGACCGTGGCCCCGGGCGAGGCCGTGGGGCTTTTCGGGCCAAGCGGCGCGGGCAAGACCACCCTGGGCAACATCCTGGGCGGATATCTGGAGCCCGAGGCCGGTGAGGTTCTCGTGGACGGCGCGCCGCTTCCCCGGCGGGGATATTCCCCGGTGCAGTGCATCCACCAGCATCCGGAACTGGCCGTCAATCCCCGCTGGCGGCTTTCCCGCACCCTGCGCGAGGCCTGGTCGCCGCCCGAGGCCCTGCTGGGCGCCCTGGGCATCGCGCCCGGATGGCTTGGCCGCTATCCCCATGAATTGAGCGGCGGCGAACTGCAACGCATCGTGGTGGCCCGGGCGCTGGGGCCCAAGACCCGCTATCTGGTGGCCGACGAGATGACGGTCATGCTCGACGCCCTGACCCAGGCCCGCCTCTGGCGCACGGTCATGGACCATTGCCGGGAACGCGGCGTGGGCATGCTGGTCATCAGCCACGACGCGGCGCTTCTGTCCCGGGTGTGTTCCCGGACCATCTCCCTGTGA
- a CDS encoding ABC transporter substrate-binding protein, producing the protein MTGMRKAAWVLCAAFVLAAFATGATAFAKDKPAELVLAVGGENEEGFDPLVGWGQYGHPLFQSTLLKRDVNLNIVNDLAESATLSPDGLVWTVTIRKDAKFSDGAPLTAEDVAFTFNKAAEAAGKTDVTALKEAVATGPYTVELRLKEPQITFVGHLVTLGIVPKHAYGEGYGRNPIGSGPYKLVSWTEGQQMVVEANPHYYGKKPEFTRLVFLFTGEDTSFAAAQAGKVQVVGVPSSLAKQQVPGMVLRRVKSVDNRGLMFPMVPDKGEKTPTGFPIGNNVTSDPAIRKAVNYAIDRKALVEGVLEGFGSPASGVVDNLPWEQTSARFTDNDPAKAKEILAAAGWKPGSDGILEKNGVKAEFTVVYNAKDSLRQNLALAVSGMLRKIGINVVPKGVSWDEIKKNLTHSNVVVYGFGDHSPLEMYKLYHSRGDLNIYNAGLYKNPVVDQNLDKAMAAPSFEASIPFWKAAQWDGTTGFAVPGDAAWAWMVNLDHTYFIDENLDVGVSQMEPHGHGWPITANIEQWTWKK; encoded by the coding sequence ATGACAGGGATGCGGAAAGCGGCGTGGGTGCTGTGCGCGGCATTCGTGCTGGCGGCGTTTGCGACGGGCGCGACGGCCTTCGCCAAGGACAAGCCAGCCGAGCTGGTGTTGGCCGTGGGCGGGGAAAACGAGGAGGGCTTTGACCCGCTGGTGGGCTGGGGGCAGTACGGGCATCCGCTGTTCCAGAGCACGCTGCTTAAGCGCGACGTGAACCTCAATATCGTCAACGATCTGGCCGAGAGCGCCACGTTAAGCCCGGATGGCCTGGTCTGGACCGTGACCATCCGCAAGGACGCGAAGTTTTCCGACGGCGCGCCCCTGACCGCCGAGGACGTGGCCTTCACCTTCAACAAAGCCGCCGAGGCCGCCGGGAAGACCGACGTCACGGCCCTGAAAGAGGCTGTGGCCACCGGGCCGTACACCGTGGAGCTGCGTCTCAAGGAGCCCCAGATCACCTTTGTCGGCCATCTGGTGACGCTTGGGATCGTACCCAAGCATGCCTACGGCGAGGGCTACGGCCGCAACCCCATCGGCTCGGGACCGTACAAGCTGGTGTCCTGGACCGAGGGGCAGCAGATGGTGGTGGAGGCCAACCCCCACTATTATGGCAAAAAGCCGGAATTCACCCGGCTGGTGTTCCTCTTTACCGGCGAGGACACGTCCTTTGCCGCCGCCCAGGCCGGAAAGGTCCAGGTGGTGGGCGTGCCGTCTTCGCTCGCCAAGCAGCAGGTGCCGGGCATGGTTCTTCGCCGGGTCAAAAGCGTGGACAACCGGGGGCTCATGTTCCCCATGGTTCCGGACAAAGGCGAAAAGACCCCTACCGGTTTCCCCATCGGCAACAACGTGACCTCCGACCCGGCCATCCGCAAGGCCGTAAACTACGCCATCGACCGCAAGGCCCTGGTGGAGGGCGTGCTGGAGGGCTTCGGCTCCCCGGCCAGCGGCGTGGTGGATAATCTGCCCTGGGAGCAAACCTCGGCCCGGTTTACGGACAACGATCCGGCCAAGGCCAAGGAGATCCTGGCCGCCGCCGGGTGGAAGCCCGGCTCCGACGGCATCCTGGAGAAAAACGGCGTCAAGGCCGAATTCACCGTCGTCTACAACGCCAAGGACAGCCTGCGCCAGAACCTGGCCCTGGCCGTGTCCGGCATGTTGCGCAAAATCGGCATAAACGTCGTTCCCAAGGGCGTCAGCTGGGACGAGATCAAAAAGAACCTGACCCATTCCAACGTGGTGGTCTACGGCTTCGGCGACCACAGCCCCCTGGAGATGTACAAGCTCTACCACAGCAGAGGCGACCTCAACATCTACAACGCCGGGCTCTACAAGAACCCCGTGGTGGACCAAAACCTGGACAAGGCCATGGCCGCACCGTCGTTTGAGGCCTCCATCCCCTTCTGGAAGGCCGCCCAGTGGGACGGAACCACGGGATTCGCCGTGCCCGGCGACGCTGCCTGGGCCTGGATGGTGAACCTGGACCACACCTACTTCATCGACGAGAACCTGGACGTGGGCGTCTCCCAGATGGAGCCCCACGGCCACGGCTGGCCCATCACCGCCAACATCGAGCAGTGGACCTGGAAGAAGTAG
- a CDS encoding ABC transporter permease, producing the protein MRAVQAVSPGSPGAAGFRLAGALGLGSRRGRWLWAMGACLAVFAAVPILAWILGDAGLEPDLLARNQPPSLAHLFGTDTLGRDMLSRTIHGLMLSLRVGLLAAAASSVLALVLGVASASLGRAADGVVSWLVDIFMTVPHMVLLILISFAVGGGARGVVIAVALTHWPALTRVIRAEVLQLRGALYVRTARRFGKGPLAVAATHMLPHLLPQFFIGLILLFPHAILHEAALSFLGVGLSPHTPAVGILLAESMRHLSTGYWWLGILPGAALLCLVKCFDILGYNLDRLLDPKTSQE; encoded by the coding sequence ATGAGGGCCGTACAGGCTGTTTCCCCCGGATCTCCCGGGGCCGCCGGATTCCGGCTGGCGGGCGCTTTGGGGCTTGGCAGCCGCCGGGGGCGTTGGCTGTGGGCCATGGGGGCGTGTCTGGCGGTGTTCGCCGCCGTCCCGATCCTGGCCTGGATTTTGGGCGACGCCGGGCTTGAGCCGGATCTTCTGGCCAGGAACCAGCCGCCATCCCTGGCCCATCTGTTCGGTACCGACACCCTCGGGCGGGACATGCTTTCCCGTACGATACACGGCCTGATGCTGTCGCTTCGGGTGGGCCTTTTGGCGGCGGCGGCCAGCTCCGTCCTGGCGCTTGTCCTGGGCGTGGCCTCGGCCAGCCTGGGTCGGGCGGCGGACGGCGTGGTGAGCTGGCTGGTGGACATCTTCATGACCGTGCCGCACATGGTCCTTTTGATCCTCATTTCCTTCGCCGTCGGGGGCGGGGCGCGGGGGGTGGTCATCGCCGTGGCCCTCACCCATTGGCCCGCGCTCACCCGGGTCATCCGGGCCGAGGTGCTGCAACTGCGCGGGGCCTTGTACGTGCGAACCGCGCGCCGGTTCGGCAAGGGGCCCCTGGCCGTGGCCGCCACCCACATGCTGCCGCACCTTCTGCCCCAGTTTTTCATCGGCCTGATCCTGCTTTTCCCCCACGCCATCCTGCACGAGGCCGCCCTGTCGTTTCTGGGCGTCGGCCTGTCGCCGCACACCCCGGCCGTGGGCATCCTTTTGGCCGAGTCCATGCGGCATCTGTCCACGGGCTATTGGTGGCTCGGGATTTTGCCCGGGGCGGCGCTTTTGTGTCTGGTGAAATGCTTCGACATCCTGGGATACAACCTGGACCGGCTGCTCGATCCCAAAACCTCGCAGGAATAG
- a CDS encoding ATP-binding cassette domain-containing protein, which produces MLTVTDLSIRFERYGRGLARTAIVPVHHLDLDVGPGEIVAVIGASGSGKSLLAHAVLGILPDNCRVDGEIRFKGEPLTPARQKALRGREMVLVPQSVGFLNPLKNVGAQVRRAAILGGAAGSAAPRVTDAAFSRYGLAPPVQALFPFQVSGGMARRVLTATATVGRADLIVADEPTTGLDREASEQSMAFLRQLADEGRSVMVISHDLSAVLPVADRVAVFLSGTTVEGAPAGSFNGHPEALRHPYSRDMWRALPDHEFDPGPDRAAGPAGSPGAAGSGGSGGAANADDGQADGCPYARRCARADAACVGMFPPKRHFGRDFVRCRHA; this is translated from the coding sequence ATGCTGACGGTCACGGATCTGTCCATCCGATTTGAACGCTACGGCCGGGGCTTGGCCCGCACGGCGATTGTGCCCGTGCATCATCTGGACCTGGATGTCGGGCCCGGGGAGATCGTGGCCGTGATCGGGGCCAGCGGATCGGGGAAAAGCCTTCTGGCCCACGCGGTGCTGGGCATTTTGCCGGACAATTGCCGGGTGGACGGGGAGATCCGGTTCAAGGGCGAACCCCTGACCCCGGCCCGGCAAAAGGCCCTGCGCGGCCGGGAGATGGTGCTTGTGCCCCAGTCCGTGGGGTTTCTCAATCCGCTCAAAAACGTGGGCGCCCAGGTGCGCCGGGCGGCCATCCTCGGCGGCGCGGCCGGGAGCGCCGCGCCCCGCGTCACGGACGCGGCCTTTTCCCGGTACGGGCTGGCTCCGCCCGTGCAGGCCCTTTTTCCCTTCCAGGTCTCGGGGGGCATGGCCCGGCGGGTGCTGACGGCCACGGCCACCGTGGGCCGGGCCGACCTGATCGTGGCCGACGAGCCCACCACCGGCCTGGACAGGGAGGCATCCGAACAGTCCATGGCCTTTTTGCGGCAGTTGGCCGATGAGGGCCGCTCGGTCATGGTCATCTCCCACGACCTTTCGGCGGTACTGCCTGTGGCCGACCGGGTGGCCGTGTTTTTGTCCGGAACCACGGTGGAGGGTGCGCCAGCCGGGAGTTTCAACGGCCACCCCGAGGCCCTGCGCCATCCCTACAGCCGCGACATGTGGCGGGCGCTCCCTGATCATGAGTTTGACCCCGGTCCCGACCGCGCGGCCGGGCCTGCCGGATCGCCCGGGGCGGCCGGTTCGGGCGGTTCGGGCGGAGCGGCCAACGCGGACGACGGCCAGGCGGACGGCTGCCCGTATGCGAGGCGGTGCGCCCGGGCCGATGCGGCCTGCGTCGGCATGTTCCCGCCCAAGCGCCATTTCGGCCGCGATTTCGTGAGGTGCCGCCATGCTTGA
- the phoU gene encoding phosphate signaling complex protein PhoU: MDTSFQHDLEKLKVDVLTIFHHAREAVHQSRKALLDRDEVVAQEIIDGDEDIDALECAIDAEILRLLALNQPVAKDLRFIVGCMRMVVGIERIGDEAAGIAARALGVLDRQPLPRSMLVEELFGFARESMRKAAKAFADLDADLARELCVDSEDALELNIKIFKEMNEYMIAESRTVERAVQMCFVAHALKRVCDQCSNIAESVIFIKEGACNRHRCD; this comes from the coding sequence GTGGATACCTCTTTTCAGCATGATCTGGAAAAGCTCAAGGTCGATGTCCTGACCATCTTTCATCACGCCCGGGAGGCCGTGCATCAATCCCGGAAGGCGCTTTTGGACCGCGACGAGGTCGTGGCCCAGGAGATCATTGACGGCGACGAGGATATTGACGCCCTGGAATGCGCCATCGACGCCGAGATTTTGCGGCTTCTGGCGCTGAACCAGCCCGTGGCCAAGGATCTGCGGTTCATCGTGGGCTGCATGCGCATGGTGGTGGGCATCGAGCGCATCGGCGACGAGGCGGCGGGCATCGCGGCCCGGGCCCTGGGCGTCCTGGACCGGCAGCCCCTGCCGCGCAGCATGCTGGTGGAGGAGCTTTTCGGGTTCGCCCGGGAGTCCATGCGCAAGGCAGCCAAGGCCTTTGCCGACCTGGACGCGGACCTGGCCCGGGAATTGTGCGTGGACAGCGAGGATGCGCTGGAGCTGAACATCAAGATTTTCAAGGAAATGAACGAATATATGATCGCCGAATCGCGCACGGTGGAACGGGCGGTGCAGATGTGCTTTGTGGCCCATGCCTTAAAAAGGGTGTGCGACCAGTGCTCGAACATCGCCGAGAGCGTCATCTTCATCAAGGAAGGGGCCTGCAACCGGCACCGCTGCGACTGA
- a CDS encoding carboxypeptidase regulatory-like domain-containing protein, translated as MPELHSVVPKITNLLSYAALVFVCFYYIAGAAFKKNNPLLAKKILPLMTTATIVLCLASIGSYVYLQSISTEKIIRGTVYDTNSNPLPNVTVSIPGITNTETNEHGIYVIAIIPKHGEDNVPAIFSKAGYDTINKRINIESRETTELKAQEIDHSKIVTIMSDISIYNVVNLFGIGIKFKLANSYSTKQRIQIYGITISKEEKQHGLAPSASFIDTPYRKFDTPITTLDLNPNEEVNLGLRFDAQISPSKELIDARISCLRHISNQNQTSSDIVSKELVDFLALILWREIFWTPGNYKIIIPYSLNEKYYSVTKSFSITNNQAQTFTNAANYYKSCFGIDLTPVTTYGDAAIMQVVTIE; from the coding sequence ATGCCAGAACTACACAGTGTTGTGCCCAAAATTACCAATCTATTATCATATGCTGCGCTTGTTTTCGTATGCTTTTACTATATAGCTGGAGCAGCTTTCAAAAAAAATAATCCCTTACTCGCAAAAAAGATTTTGCCACTAATGACCACCGCCACAATTGTACTTTGCTTGGCCTCAATAGGCTCATATGTATACCTACAGTCTATATCAACAGAAAAAATCATTCGCGGCACAGTATACGATACAAATTCTAACCCATTACCGAATGTCACAGTATCGATTCCTGGAATTACAAATACCGAAACCAACGAGCATGGAATTTATGTTATCGCAATCATACCAAAGCACGGAGAAGACAATGTTCCAGCAATATTTTCAAAAGCAGGCTATGATACAATAAATAAACGTATTAACATTGAATCCAGAGAAACAACAGAACTCAAAGCTCAAGAAATAGATCACTCAAAAATAGTAACAATCATGAGCGATATTTCAATATACAATGTTGTTAATTTATTTGGCATAGGCATCAAATTCAAGCTTGCCAATTCATATAGCACAAAACAAAGAATTCAAATATACGGAATAACCATTAGTAAGGAAGAAAAACAACATGGCCTTGCTCCGTCAGCGTCATTTATTGATACTCCATATCGAAAATTCGACACCCCCATAACAACCCTTGATCTAAATCCTAACGAGGAAGTTAACCTCGGGTTGCGTTTTGATGCACAGATATCTCCAAGCAAAGAGTTGATTGATGCACGAATAAGCTGTTTACGCCATATTTCGAACCAAAACCAAACAAGCTCCGATATTGTTTCTAAGGAACTAGTAGATTTTCTTGCCTTAATATTATGGCGTGAAATATTTTGGACACCTGGAAATTATAAAATAATTATACCATATTCACTTAATGAAAAATATTATTCCGTAACAAAATCTTTTAGTATAACAAACAACCAGGCACAAACATTTACAAACGCAGCCAACTACTATAAATCTTGTTTTGGAATTGACTTAACTCCAGTAACAACATACGGAGACGCTGCAATTATGCAAGTAGTCACAATTGAATAA
- a CDS encoding ABC transporter permease, with protein MTGYLLRRIVHLAALLAAVSVLSFTLVSMSPIDPVDAYIGADVMKVGPEQRAKIAARWGLDKPPLERFTAWAGNLVRGDFGVSAIYSEPVLTVIGKRFAMSLWLMALAWVFSGLFGFVLGVVAGAFEGGLFDRAVRFYAYLLAGTPTFWLGLLLLLVFSVALRLTPVCCAFPPGVTPEEATVWQRLWHLALPAATLSIVGVSAVILHTRQKMIQAMRSDYALFARAQGEDTMGVVRHHALRNVVLPAVTLQFATLGELFGGSILAEQVFSYPGLGQATVEAGLRGDVPLLLGIVLVSAVFVFTGNTVADLLYRAIDPRIGWRGAA; from the coding sequence ATGACCGGCTATCTCCTGCGGCGCATCGTCCATCTGGCGGCGCTTCTGGCCGCCGTGTCGGTGCTGTCGTTCACCCTGGTCAGCATGTCGCCCATCGATCCGGTGGACGCCTACATCGGGGCCGACGTCATGAAGGTCGGCCCCGAGCAGCGGGCCAAAATCGCCGCCCGATGGGGCCTGGACAAGCCGCCCCTTGAGCGCTTCACGGCCTGGGCCGGGAACCTTGTGCGCGGGGATTTCGGCGTCTCGGCCATCTACAGCGAACCCGTGCTCACGGTCATCGGCAAGCGCTTCGCCATGTCCCTGTGGCTGATGGCCCTGGCCTGGGTGTTTTCGGGGCTCTTCGGCTTTGTCCTGGGGGTCGTGGCCGGGGCCTTCGAGGGCGGGCTGTTCGATCGGGCCGTGCGGTTTTACGCCTATCTGCTGGCCGGAACCCCCACCTTTTGGCTGGGGCTTTTGCTGCTTTTGGTTTTTTCCGTGGCCCTGCGGCTGACGCCCGTGTGTTGCGCCTTCCCCCCAGGGGTGACCCCGGAGGAGGCCACCGTGTGGCAACGGCTGTGGCATCTGGCCCTGCCTGCGGCCACCCTGTCCATCGTGGGGGTCAGCGCCGTGATCCTGCACACCCGCCAGAAGATGATCCAGGCCATGCGCTCGGACTACGCCCTGTTCGCCCGGGCCCAGGGCGAGGACACCATGGGGGTGGTGCGCCACCACGCCCTGCGAAACGTGGTCCTGCCCGCCGTCACCCTCCAGTTCGCCACCCTGGGGGAGCTGTTCGGCGGCTCGATCCTGGCCGAGCAGGTCTTTTCCTATCCGGGGCTGGGGCAGGCCACGGTGGAGGCCGGGCTGCGCGGCGACGTGCCGCTGCTGCTGGGCATTGTCCTGGTCAGCGCGGTGTTCGTGTTCACGGGCAACACCGTGGCCGACCTCCTGTACCGGGCCATTGACCCGCGCATCGGCTGGCGGGGGGCCGCATGA
- a CDS encoding helix-turn-helix domain-containing protein: MTLQQVADACGVTNSHISQIEKGKRSMSTDVLKRMAEALRVDAELLLT, encoded by the coding sequence ATGACCCTGCAACAGGTTGCGGATGCCTGCGGCGTGACCAATTCGCACATCTCCCAGATCGAAAAGGGCAAACGCTCCATGTCGACGGATGTGCTGAAGCGGATGGCCGAGGCCTTGCGCGTCGACGCCGAACTGCTCCTTACGTGA
- a CDS encoding EAL domain-containing protein, with amino-acid sequence MGRPKTTVQGTPQGSGGDRGHEATFRAVCAGCEGFFAFLDAVAVGLAVVDEAGRFVWVNEALCRILGLPRDRLFGEAFIRFVADTSAEQVMALHQANLDGQGGIPAEWVVLREDGGRVPVHVSPGRLVGPDGSRYGVICASDLRPQEGSQESLKRRAFQQGIVSEIGLFALSSGDMPGLFRKTIRLMASVLDVEMAEFIRFLPPDGAMRLEVGVGRSDADGSLYPPPEPGGMAAYVRSAKAPVVIKDYLREERFVPDPFFLAAGMRSGIGMVIHGRDGPYGVMGIHTREPRSFSGDDIHFLQSLANVLSEAVARTGAEAALAASNHLGGLILEAVGEGIFGIDLMGRITFVNPATTQLTGYAQEALVGADPHALWHHSKPDGKPFPRGKSPILKVLEDGRRRHVREDWFWRADGRIFPVDYVVTPLLADGRISGAVVAFRDITERKKAEKALTYQAYHDELTGLYNRAFFIERLERAMRGAKSGGGGRFSVMFLDLDDFKFVNDSLGHTVGDRLLRGIAMRLWNTLDPGDVIARLGGDEFAVLVQGQGEATRGLETAGRIHEELKKPSRIDEFEFFVSASVGIVDDVSAYEGVDEVLRDADTAMFQAKSRGKGKSEVFDRAMHDRASERLHLETGLRRAVEHGELYLAYQPIFRLADRTTVSFEALARWRHPVRGLLSPAVFIPVAEASGLILALGDWVLRECCKRMRLWLDEHPGAADMSIAANISAKQLMQGDLVARVARILDETGLDPRHLKLEVTESVLMENAELAVDILGRLRDLGIRLAVDDFGTGYSSLSYLRRFPVDALKIDRSFVSNMDVNPEKFEIVRAIVQLGRALNLDVCAEGVETEAELAGLVSLGCGLGQGYLYARPLPADEARAFIPPPGEECDPLGEEACTKFS; translated from the coding sequence GTGGGCAGACCGAAAACGACCGTGCAGGGGACGCCGCAGGGCAGTGGCGGGGACCGTGGCCACGAGGCCACATTCCGGGCCGTGTGCGCCGGCTGTGAAGGGTTTTTCGCCTTTCTCGACGCCGTGGCCGTGGGCCTGGCGGTGGTTGATGAGGCGGGCCGGTTCGTGTGGGTCAACGAGGCCCTCTGCCGCATCCTTGGACTCCCCCGGGACAGGCTGTTCGGAGAGGCCTTCATCCGCTTCGTGGCGGACACAAGCGCCGAGCAGGTCATGGCCCTGCACCAGGCCAACCTCGACGGCCAGGGCGGCATTCCCGCCGAGTGGGTGGTGTTGCGCGAGGACGGCGGCCGGGTGCCGGTGCACGTCTCCCCCGGCCGACTGGTCGGCCCGGACGGCAGCCGCTACGGGGTGATCTGCGCCAGCGACCTGCGTCCCCAGGAGGGGAGCCAGGAATCCCTCAAACGCCGGGCCTTCCAACAGGGCATTGTTTCCGAAATCGGACTTTTCGCCCTCTCCTCCGGCGACATGCCCGGGCTTTTCCGCAAGACCATCCGGCTCATGGCCTCGGTGCTCGACGTGGAGATGGCCGAGTTCATCCGCTTTTTGCCCCCGGACGGGGCCATGCGCCTGGAGGTCGGCGTGGGCCGGTCCGACGCCGACGGCAGCCTGTATCCCCCGCCGGAGCCCGGGGGCATGGCCGCGTATGTGCGCTCCGCAAAAGCCCCGGTGGTCATCAAGGACTACCTGAGGGAAGAGCGGTTTGTCCCGGACCCCTTCTTTCTCGCCGCAGGCATGCGAAGCGGCATCGGCATGGTGATCCATGGCCGCGACGGGCCCTATGGGGTCATGGGGATACACACCCGGGAGCCCCGGTCTTTTTCCGGGGATGACATCCATTTTCTGCAATCCCTGGCCAATGTGCTCTCCGAGGCCGTGGCTCGCACCGGGGCCGAGGCCGCCTTGGCCGCCTCCAACCATCTGGGCGGATTGATCCTGGAGGCCGTGGGCGAGGGCATCTTCGGCATCGACCTCATGGGCCGCATCACCTTCGTCAATCCCGCCACGACCCAGTTGACGGGCTACGCACAGGAGGCCTTGGTCGGCGCCGACCCCCATGCCCTGTGGCACCATTCCAAACCCGACGGCAAACCCTTTCCCCGGGGAAAAAGCCCCATCCTCAAGGTGCTGGAGGACGGCCGCCGCCGCCATGTCCGGGAGGACTGGTTCTGGCGTGCCGACGGCCGCATCTTCCCCGTGGATTATGTGGTCACGCCGCTTCTGGCCGATGGGCGCATCAGCGGGGCGGTGGTGGCCTTTCGGGACATCACCGAGCGCAAAAAGGCCGAAAAGGCCCTGACCTATCAGGCCTACCATGACGAACTGACCGGCCTCTACAACCGGGCCTTTTTCATCGAGCGCCTGGAACGGGCCATGCGTGGGGCGAAATCCGGCGGAGGCGGGCGTTTTTCGGTCATGTTCCTCGACTTGGACGATTTCAAGTTCGTCAACGACAGCCTGGGCCACACCGTGGGCGACCGGTTGTTGCGGGGCATCGCCATGCGCCTGTGGAACACCCTGGACCCGGGGGACGTCATCGCCCGGCTTGGAGGCGACGAATTCGCGGTCCTGGTGCAGGGCCAGGGCGAGGCCACCCGGGGCCTGGAAACGGCCGGGCGCATCCACGAGGAGCTTAAAAAACCCTCGCGCATCGACGAGTTTGAATTTTTCGTCTCGGCCAGCGTGGGCATCGTGGACGACGTGTCCGCCTATGAGGGCGTGGACGAGGTGCTGCGCGACGCGGACACGGCCATGTTTCAGGCCAAATCCCGGGGCAAGGGCAAAAGCGAGGTCTTCGACCGGGCCATGCATGACCGGGCCAGCGAACGGCTGCACCTGGAGACGGGCTTGCGCCGGGCCGTGGAGCACGGGGAGCTGTATTTGGCCTACCAGCCCATTTTCCGGCTGGCGGATCGCACCACCGTGAGCTTCGAGGCCCTGGCCCGGTGGCGGCACCCCGTGCGGGGTCTTTTGTCTCCGGCGGTGTTTATTCCCGTGGCCGAGGCCTCGGGGCTGATCCTGGCCCTGGGGGACTGGGTGCTGCGCGAATGCTGCAAACGCATGCGCCTGTGGCTGGACGAACATCCCGGTGCGGCGGACATGTCCATCGCCGCCAACATCTCGGCCAAACAGCTCATGCAGGGGGATCTGGTCGCCCGGGTGGCCCGCATCCTGGATGAAACCGGGCTCGACCCCCGCCATTTGAAGCTCGAGGTCACCGAGTCGGTGCTCATGGAAAACGCCGAACTGGCTGTGGACATCCTGGGTCGACTCAGGGATCTGGGCATCCGGCTGGCCGTGGACGATTTCGGCACGGGCTATTCGTCGCTGTCCTATCTGCGCCGGTTTCCCGTGGACGCGCTCAAGATCGACCGCTCGTTCGTCTCCAACATGGACGTCAACCCGGAAAAGTTCGAGATCGTGCGGGCCATCGTACAGCTTGGGCGGGCGCTGAACCTGGACGTGTGCGCCGAGGGCGTGGAGACCGAGGCCGAACTGGCCGGGCTGGTGTCGCTGGGGTGCGGCCTGGGCCAGGGCTATCTCTATGCCCGGCCTCTGCCCGCAGATGAGGCCCGGGCGTTTATTCCCCCGCCGGGCGAAGAATGCGACCCCCTTGGGGAAGAGGCCTGTACGAAATTTTCATAA
- a CDS encoding precorrin-8X methylmutase, with product MNDRTPPPAPLQQERRPDDIERASLAIIDAEVPEPRPFAGAQWEVVRRMIHATADFELLSLVRLHPRAVESGLAALAAGAVIVTDTRMACMGIPERRLTPLGCRVTCLIDDPRAAPAAAKAAPEAFTDAATAAATTRTAAAVDLAVSLAHGPGIVPGMSGAPVIFVIGNAPTALLRLLDHMQAGRIRPALVAGLPVGFVNAAQSKALLADFGDSARGVPYLTVVGRKGGSTSAAAAINALLELALRERARTEEARRVP from the coding sequence ATGAACGACCGCACCCCGCCCCCCGCCCCCTTGCAGCAGGAACGTCGGCCAGACGACATCGAACGGGCCTCCCTGGCCATCATCGACGCCGAGGTTCCCGAGCCCCGGCCTTTTGCGGGCGCGCAGTGGGAGGTGGTGCGGCGCATGATCCACGCCACGGCGGATTTCGAACTGCTGTCGCTGGTACGCCTCCACCCCCGGGCCGTGGAGTCGGGGCTGGCCGCCCTGGCCGCCGGGGCGGTCATCGTCACCGACACCCGCATGGCCTGCATGGGCATCCCCGAAAGACGCCTGACGCCCCTGGGATGCCGGGTCACCTGCCTCATCGACGACCCGCGCGCCGCACCGGCGGCCGCAAAGGCGGCCCCAGAGGCGTTCACAGACGCCGCCACGGCGGCGGCCACCACCCGCACGGCCGCCGCCGTGGATCTGGCGGTCTCCCTGGCCCACGGCCCGGGGATCGTGCCCGGAATGTCCGGCGCGCCGGTCATTTTCGTCATCGGCAACGCGCCCACGGCGCTTTTGCGGCTTCTCGACCATATGCAGGCCGGACGCATCCGCCCGGCCCTGGTGGCGGGCCTGCCCGTGGGATTTGTGAACGCAGCCCAGTCCAAGGCCTTGCTGGCGGATTTCGGAGACTCGGCCCGGGGCGTGCCCTACCTGACGGTCGTCGGCCGCAAGGGCGGCTCCACCTCGGCGGCGGCGGCGATCAACGCCCTGCTTGAGCTGGCGCTGCGGGAGAGGGCCCGCACGGAGGAAGCCCGCCGCGTCCCGTAG